From Halorientalis litorea:
TCGACATCGGCTACCACGTCCGGAAGGAGGCCGGCGTCCCGATTCCGCCCATCATGCAGGAGAAGGTGGACGCGGAGAACCTCGGCCGCAAGACAGGGAAGGGGTACTACGACTACGAGGACGGTGACGGGGTGGACTACGACCCCGACGACCTCACCGACGAGTTCGACTGGCTCCGCATCGAGGCCCGGATGGTCAACGAGGCGGCGAAACTCGTCGGGGGGGACGTGGCGACGCCCGACGCCATCGACACCGGGATGCGCCTCGGTGCCGGCTTCCCGGAGGGGCCGTGCCGCCGGGCCGACAAACTCGGCCTCGACCGGATTCTCGACAAACTGCAGACACTCCACGAGGAGACGGCGGCCGACCGCTTCGAACCGGCCGACTACCTCGTCGAACTCGTCAACAGCGGCCACACCGGCGAGGACGCGGGTCGGGGCTTCTACGAGTACGGCGGCACGGGCGGCGAGCGCGAGTACCGGACGCTGAACGTTCTGCGCGAGGACGAACTGCTCGCCATCGAACTCGACCGCCCCGAGCGGATGAACGCCCTCAACGAGGACCTGATGGACGAAATCGAACACGTCCTGAACAACGCGGACCTCGACACCGTCCGGTGTGTCACCTTCGAGGGCGCGGGCGAACGGGCCTTCTGCGCCGGCGCGGACATCGGCGGCTTCGCCGACGCCAGACCGTGGAAGCGCGGGACCATCACCTCGATGTTCGAGACGGTCAGCGAGTTCCCCCGGCCGACCATCGCCAAGATAGACGGCTACTGTCTCGGCGGCGGCCACGAACTCGCCTTGGCCTGTGACCTCCGCATCGCCACGAAAGGGTCGGAGTTCGGCTTCCCCGAAATCTCGCTGGGCCTCCTGCCCGGCGGGGGCGGCACCCAGCGCGCGATGCGCATCATCGGCGAGACGCGGGCGAAGGAACTGGTCTTCCGCGGCAAGCGAATCGAGGCCGAACGCGCCGAGGACTGGGGCCTCATCAACCGCGCCGTCGACCCCGACGAGTTCGAGGACGTGGCGAGCGAGTTCGTCGACGACATCGTGGAGGGACCGCCGGTCGGCCTCGAAATCGCCAAGAAGGTGATGAACCGCGGACAGGATGTCTCCCTAGAGGCCGCGCTCACGATGGAGAGTCAGGGCTTCGGCCTCCTGCTCTCGACGGAGGACGCCCTCGAAGGGACGACGGCGTTCGCGGAGGACCGCGAACCGGAGTTCGAGGGTAAATGAGCGGCGACACCCACCCCGGCGAGTACCCGCTCGACGCGGAGTTGGCTTCCGAAGCAATCCAGCACCACGGGTACCTCGACTGGCTCGACATCTCGGTCGCAGAACTGGACCCGGGCCGGGCAGTCCTGACGCTCCCCCACCGCGAAGAGCTAGCGAACTGGGGGTCCGGCACCGTCCACGGCGGCGTCACCGCCACGCTCGTGGACACGAGTTCGGCGTTCGCCCTGCGGACGGTGCTGGACGACCCCGTGGGTGCGACGCTAGCGACAACCGACATGGACGTGAAGTACGTCCGGCCCGCGACGGACGACCTGCGGGCCGAAGCCGAAGTGGTTCGGAGCGGTACGTCGACGGGCGTCACGCGCGTCTCCGTCGAGAGCACCAGTCCCGACGGCGACACGAAGGAAGTCGTCGTCGGCACCACGACCTACCGGATATTCACCGAGGGACAGCTATGACGACAGAGAGTTACTTCGACGAAATCGAGACGGGCGAACAGCGCGAAACCCGCGGGCGGACCATCACCGAAGCCGACGTGGTGAACTTCGCGGGCGTCAGCGGCGACTTCAACCACCTCCACACCGACGAGGAGGCGATGGCCGAGACGGGCTTCGGCGAGCGAATCGCCCACGGAATGTTAGTGTTCTCGGTGGCGACGGGCCTGCTCTGGCAGTCGCGTCCCGAGCGCGAACAGGACGCCGTGGTCGCGTTCTACGGCATCGACCACGTGCGGTTCGTCGCGCCGACGTTCATCGGCGACACGGTTCACGTCGAAATCGAGGTGCTGGACAAAGCGGAACGCGACCACCCGGTGGCCAACGGCGTCGTCCGCTACGGCGTCGAGGTGGTCAACCAGAACGACGAGACGGTACTCGCCTGCGAGATGCTGACGCTGCTGGAGTGAGCGGCGTCACCGCCGAACGTCGCGCCTGTCCTCCTCGCCGTGGAGCGTCTCCAGAATCTCGGGGTCGGTTCGGAACTTCATGACGTTGTGGACGACGGAGTTGCGGATGTTCTGGACGACCTTCCCGTGTTCCTTGTAGAACTCGTGAATCCAGATGGATTCGGCCGCCCGCGAGGGGAACATCATCACGGCCTTCCACTGGTACTCGCCGTCCG
This genomic window contains:
- a CDS encoding 3-hydroxyacyl-CoA dehydrogenase/enoyl-CoA hydratase family protein, translated to MDPDDIDQVTVLGAGSMGHGITEVVALGGYDVVMRDIEQELVDDGYDDIEWSLEKLAEKGRIDESPEEVLDRITTAVDLEAAVRDADLVIEAAPEQMALKKEIYGDLNDYAPDDAVLASNTSSLSITEMASVTDRPEQVVGMHWFNPPVKMDLVEVIYGEETSDDTAELVYEFVESLEKTPIYVRKDVRGFVVNSVLGPFGEEAAWMVSEGDAEIREADATMVHERGYPMGPFELGDMTGIDIGYHVRKEAGVPIPPIMQEKVDAENLGRKTGKGYYDYEDGDGVDYDPDDLTDEFDWLRIEARMVNEAAKLVGGDVATPDAIDTGMRLGAGFPEGPCRRADKLGLDRILDKLQTLHEETAADRFEPADYLVELVNSGHTGEDAGRGFYEYGGTGGEREYRTLNVLREDELLAIELDRPERMNALNEDLMDEIEHVLNNADLDTVRCVTFEGAGERAFCAGADIGGFADARPWKRGTITSMFETVSEFPRPTIAKIDGYCLGGGHELALACDLRIATKGSEFGFPEISLGLLPGGGGTQRAMRIIGETRAKELVFRGKRIEAERAEDWGLINRAVDPDEFEDVASEFVDDIVEGPPVGLEIAKKVMNRGQDVSLEAALTMESQGFGLLLSTEDALEGTTAFAEDREPEFEGK
- a CDS encoding PaaI family thioesterase, producing the protein MSGDTHPGEYPLDAELASEAIQHHGYLDWLDISVAELDPGRAVLTLPHREELANWGSGTVHGGVTATLVDTSSAFALRTVLDDPVGATLATTDMDVKYVRPATDDLRAEAEVVRSGTSTGVTRVSVESTSPDGDTKEVVVGTTTYRIFTEGQL
- a CDS encoding MaoC/PaaZ C-terminal domain-containing protein; this encodes MTTESYFDEIETGEQRETRGRTITEADVVNFAGVSGDFNHLHTDEEAMAETGFGERIAHGMLVFSVATGLLWQSRPEREQDAVVAFYGIDHVRFVAPTFIGDTVHVEIEVLDKAERDHPVANGVVRYGVEVVNQNDETVLACEMLTLLE